Proteins encoded in a region of the Streptomyces sp. NBC_00258 genome:
- a CDS encoding NIPSNAP family protein: MIIEQRDYLLKPGATAHYIRLWEEYGREPQVRILGNLLGCCATEVGELNTLVYFWGFESLEDRADRRAELADDDEFASFRGRVRDLLVRQTNRLLVPATPHVRTTLLEGGRG; this comes from the coding sequence TTGATCATCGAGCAGCGTGACTACCTCCTCAAACCGGGCGCGACGGCGCACTACATCCGGCTCTGGGAGGAGTACGGCCGCGAGCCCCAGGTACGGATCCTCGGCAACCTGCTCGGCTGCTGCGCAACCGAGGTCGGTGAACTCAACACACTGGTCTACTTCTGGGGTTTCGAGAGCCTGGAGGACCGCGCCGACAGGCGAGCCGAACTGGCGGACGACGACGAGTTCGCGTCCTTCCGGGGCCGCGTGCGTGACCTGCTCGTGCGCCAGACCAACCGCCTCCTCGTCCCCGCCACGCCCCATGTCCGGACCACCCTGCTCGAAGGGGGCCGAGGATGA